Proteins encoded by one window of Microbacterium testaceum:
- a CDS encoding L-lactate dehydrogenase, giving the protein MSVIENSKLTVVGAGSVGASVAYAALIRGSARHVALYDIAAEKVEAEVLDLAHGTPFTGSSDITGGSDVAVAEGSHVVVITAGAKQNPGQTRTELAATNAAIIRDMMPKLLAVAPNAIYVIVTNPCDVLTVLAQEVTGLPSRRIFASGTVLDTSRLRWKIAQRAGVATSSVHAWIVGEHGDTEFPLWSTATIGSVPITQFELPDGTRFDKAELDAIAVDVRDAAYKVIRGKGATNYAIGLSSARIVEAVLRDEHAILPVSTVLDDVHGISGMALSVPSIVSARGAVPLAATPFAADELTLLRRSADALMTVAGSLRG; this is encoded by the coding sequence ATGAGCGTGATCGAGAACTCGAAGCTGACGGTCGTGGGAGCAGGCAGCGTGGGCGCGAGTGTCGCGTACGCCGCGCTCATCCGCGGGTCCGCGCGACACGTCGCCCTCTACGACATCGCCGCCGAGAAGGTCGAGGCCGAGGTGCTCGACCTCGCCCACGGGACCCCGTTCACCGGGTCGAGCGACATCACCGGCGGCAGCGACGTCGCGGTCGCCGAGGGCTCGCACGTGGTCGTGATCACCGCGGGCGCGAAGCAGAATCCCGGCCAGACGCGCACCGAGCTGGCCGCCACCAACGCCGCGATCATCCGCGACATGATGCCGAAGCTCCTCGCGGTCGCCCCGAACGCGATCTACGTGATCGTCACGAACCCTTGCGACGTCCTCACGGTCCTCGCGCAAGAGGTGACGGGGCTGCCTAGCCGCCGCATCTTCGCCTCGGGCACGGTGCTCGACACCTCGCGCCTGCGGTGGAAGATCGCCCAGCGCGCGGGGGTCGCGACCTCGAGCGTGCACGCGTGGATCGTCGGCGAACACGGCGACACGGAGTTCCCGCTGTGGTCGACCGCGACGATCGGCTCGGTCCCGATCACGCAGTTCGAGCTGCCCGACGGCACCCGCTTCGACAAGGCCGAGCTCGATGCGATCGCCGTCGACGTGCGCGACGCCGCCTACAAGGTGATCAGGGGCAAGGGGGCGACGAATTACGCGATCGGCCTTTCGAGCGCCCGCATCGTCGAGGCGGTCCTGCGAGACGAGCACGCGATCCTCCCCGTCAGCACGGTGCTCGACGACGTCCACGGCATCAGCGGAATGGCGCTTTCCGTGCCCTCGATCGTCTCGGCGCGCGGGGCGGTGCCGCTGGCGGCGACGCCGTTCGCGGCCGACGAGTTGACGCTGCTGCGCCGCTCCGCCGACGCTCTGATGACGGTCGCGGGGTCGCTGCGCGGCTGA
- the radA gene encoding DNA repair protein RadA — MASRRPAAAPAPYRCTECGWTTLKWVGRCGECQSWGTVVEAAEQTGIVRSITPVAPGAGRDARRITEIDTQDAPRRTSGVGEFDRVLGGGIVPGAAILLSGEPGVGKSTLLLEVAAQSARAGRRVLYASGEESAAQVRLRAERTGALHDELFLAAETDLATILGHIDQVEPGLLIVDSVQTVSSAHSDGAAGQPAQVREVASALIRVAKERGLPIIIVGHVTKDGSIAGPRILEHLVDVVCHFEGDRQTSLRFVRALKNRFGPTDEVGCFDMTGTGIAEVADPSALFLGHGEPEPGTCVTIAMEGRRALPVEIQALAVRQTAPNPRRIVNGVDSSRVAMVLAVLESRMGLTLSDRDVYVSTVGGVRLVEPAADLAIAIAVANAVKNRKVSKRLAAIGELTLTGEIRNVTQAAQRASEAKRLGYHTVLDSSSRKLAQALNELQVRGMPRDDSEPGF, encoded by the coding sequence ATGGCATCCCGACGTCCCGCTGCAGCCCCCGCACCGTACCGGTGTACCGAATGCGGATGGACGACGCTGAAGTGGGTCGGCCGCTGCGGGGAGTGCCAGTCGTGGGGCACGGTCGTCGAAGCGGCGGAGCAGACCGGCATCGTCCGCTCGATCACGCCGGTCGCGCCCGGGGCCGGGCGCGACGCACGCCGCATCACCGAGATCGACACGCAAGACGCCCCGCGCCGCACGAGCGGAGTCGGTGAGTTCGACCGCGTGCTCGGGGGTGGGATCGTGCCCGGCGCCGCCATCCTGCTCAGCGGCGAACCGGGCGTGGGCAAGTCGACACTGCTGCTCGAGGTCGCCGCGCAGAGCGCCCGCGCCGGCCGACGCGTGCTCTACGCGAGCGGTGAAGAGTCCGCGGCGCAGGTGCGACTGCGCGCCGAGCGCACCGGCGCCCTGCACGACGAGCTGTTTCTCGCGGCCGAGACCGACCTCGCCACGATCCTCGGGCACATCGACCAGGTCGAGCCGGGCCTGCTCATCGTCGACTCGGTGCAGACGGTGTCGTCGGCGCACAGCGACGGCGCCGCCGGTCAGCCCGCGCAGGTGCGCGAAGTGGCATCCGCCCTCATCCGCGTCGCGAAAGAGCGGGGCCTGCCGATCATCATCGTCGGCCACGTCACGAAAGACGGCTCGATCGCGGGCCCGCGCATCCTCGAACACCTCGTCGACGTCGTCTGCCACTTCGAGGGCGACCGTCAGACCTCGCTGCGCTTCGTGCGCGCGCTGAAGAACCGCTTCGGGCCGACCGACGAGGTCGGCTGCTTCGACATGACCGGCACGGGCATCGCCGAGGTCGCCGATCCGAGCGCGCTGTTCCTCGGTCACGGCGAGCCCGAACCCGGCACGTGCGTCACGATCGCGATGGAGGGCCGGCGCGCTCTGCCCGTGGAAATTCAAGCCCTGGCCGTGCGCCAGACGGCTCCCAACCCGCGCCGCATCGTCAACGGCGTCGACTCTTCACGCGTCGCGATGGTGCTCGCGGTCCTCGAGAGCCGCATGGGGCTCACGCTCTCCGACCGCGACGTCTACGTCTCGACCGTCGGCGGGGTGCGGTTGGTCGAACCCGCCGCCGACTTGGCGATCGCGATCGCCGTCGCCAACGCGGTGAAGAACCGCAAGGTCTCGAAGCGTCTCGCCGCCATCGGCGAACTCACCCTCACGGGCGAGATCCGTAACGTCACCCAGGCCGCCCAGCGCGCGTCCGAGGCCAAGCGCCTCGGGTACCACACGGTGCTCGACTCCTCGTCGCGCAAACTCGCGCAGGCGCTCAACGAGCTGCAGGTGCGCGGCATGCCGCGCGACGACAGCGAGCCGGGGTTCTGA
- a CDS encoding dehydrogenase, with protein sequence MAAGKKRKGKKLDVDFKNTALVDALQTQDMAAIAFALRHGPTVVPLMTPGDADNPLSVGEVWTYRDPNTGQLALLLFSDAAHKPETLPPHVALQSPQWLRTFLGTHQNAITTVFIDIAGPHPIQASPADLIAALDA encoded by the coding sequence ATGGCCGCAGGCAAGAAGCGCAAGGGGAAGAAGCTCGACGTGGACTTCAAGAACACCGCGCTCGTCGACGCCCTGCAGACGCAGGACATGGCCGCGATCGCCTTCGCACTGCGGCACGGGCCGACGGTCGTGCCGCTGATGACCCCCGGCGACGCCGACAACCCGCTCAGCGTCGGCGAGGTGTGGACCTACCGCGACCCGAACACCGGCCAGCTGGCGCTGCTGCTCTTCAGCGACGCGGCGCACAAGCCCGAGACGCTGCCGCCGCACGTGGCCCTGCAGTCACCGCAGTGGCTGCGCACGTTCCTCGGAACGCATCAGAATGCCATCACGACGGTGTTCATCGACATCGCCGGCCCGCACCCGATCCAAGCGTCGCCCGCCGATCTGATCGCTGCCCTCGACGCCTGA
- a CDS encoding FadR/GntR family transcriptional regulator, with protein sequence MTDAPLDDLRRAVYRPVRTGNALEDTTARIVQTVRLGLVAPGESLPAERELAALYGVSRDTVREALRELSDAGWLETRRGRYGGTFVVDPVPRPSEPAVVSPAELSDVIALRGVLEPGAAWAAAGRSLSAEERDVLWARHEAAALAEGEDYRRLDTLLHLTIAEFAGIPSLVPLVADNRARVNAWLDTFPLLPRNIEHSTSQHAAIVSAILAGRPDAAHAAMRDHLAGSEALLRGFLA encoded by the coding sequence GTGACAGACGCGCCGCTCGACGACCTGCGCCGGGCCGTGTACCGTCCCGTGCGCACCGGCAACGCGCTCGAAGACACCACCGCGCGCATCGTGCAGACCGTCCGGCTCGGGCTCGTCGCCCCGGGGGAGTCGCTCCCCGCGGAACGCGAACTCGCCGCCCTGTACGGCGTGAGCCGCGACACCGTCCGCGAGGCTCTGCGGGAACTGTCGGACGCCGGGTGGCTCGAGACACGGCGCGGTCGTTACGGTGGCACCTTCGTCGTCGACCCCGTGCCGCGGCCGTCGGAACCGGCGGTCGTCTCGCCCGCCGAACTCTCGGACGTCATCGCCCTGCGCGGCGTCCTCGAACCCGGAGCGGCGTGGGCGGCGGCGGGACGCTCGCTGTCGGCGGAGGAGCGCGACGTGCTCTGGGCGCGGCACGAAGCGGCCGCGCTCGCCGAGGGGGAGGACTACCGCCGACTCGACACCCTGCTGCACCTCACGATCGCGGAGTTCGCCGGCATCCCGTCGCTCGTTCCGCTCGTGGCCGACAATCGCGCGCGGGTGAACGCGTGGCTCGACACCTTTCCGCTGCTGCCGCGCAACATCGAACACTCGACCTCGCAGCACGCGGCGATCGTGTCGGCAATTCTCGCCGGGAGACCGGATGCCGCCCACGCGGCGATGCGCGACCACCTCGCCGGATCCGAGGCGTTGCTGCGGGGGTTCCTGGCGTAG
- a CDS encoding 3-oxoacyl-ACP reductase, which translates to MTIDLTQRLRDRVAIVTGGASGIGLATARRFAAEGARVVIADLDETTGTAAAAEVGGVFRQVNVADEDSVNALFDGVAADLGSVDIAFNNAGISPADDDSIETTELPAWDKVQDVNLKSVYLCSRAALRHMVPAGRGSIINTASFVALLGSATSQISYTASKGGVLAMTRELGVQFARQGIRVNALCPGPVNTPLLQELFAKDPERAQRRLVHVPMGRFAEPEEMAAAVAFLASDDASFITATAFVVDGGITNAYVTPL; encoded by the coding sequence ATGACCATCGACCTCACCCAGCGTCTGCGCGACCGCGTCGCCATCGTCACCGGAGGAGCCAGCGGCATCGGCCTCGCCACCGCCCGCCGTTTCGCCGCCGAAGGCGCGCGCGTCGTGATCGCCGATCTCGACGAGACGACGGGAACCGCCGCCGCCGCCGAGGTGGGCGGTGTCTTCCGTCAGGTGAACGTCGCCGACGAGGACTCCGTGAACGCCCTCTTCGACGGCGTCGCCGCCGACCTCGGCAGCGTCGACATCGCCTTCAACAACGCCGGCATCTCGCCCGCCGACGACGACTCGATCGAGACCACCGAGCTCCCCGCGTGGGACAAGGTGCAGGACGTCAACCTCAAGAGCGTCTACCTCTGCTCGCGCGCGGCGCTGCGGCACATGGTGCCGGCCGGTCGCGGGTCGATCATCAACACCGCCTCGTTCGTCGCGCTGCTCGGCTCGGCGACCTCGCAGATCTCGTACACCGCGTCGAAGGGCGGCGTGCTCGCGATGACCCGCGAGCTCGGCGTGCAGTTCGCGCGACAGGGCATCCGCGTCAACGCGCTCTGCCCCGGACCCGTCAACACCCCGCTCCTGCAGGAGCTCTTCGCGAAAGACCCCGAGCGCGCGCAGCGCCGCCTCGTCCACGTGCCGATGGGCCGTTTCGCGGAGCCGGAAGAGATGGCCGCGGCCGTGGCCTTCTTGGCATCCGACGATGCGTCCTTCATCACCGCGACGGCCTTCGTGGTCGACGGGGGTATCACCAACGCGTACGTCACGCCCCTGTGA
- a CDS encoding aldehyde dehydrogenase family protein: MSTFTVIDPSTGSPITTLERAEIDHVDAAVASAVRAQRAWAALAPVARADALRAFARVVEAHVDELAALEVKNSGHPIGSARWEAQHVAQVLNYYAGSPERLIGSQIPVAGGLDVTYHEPYGVVGIIVPWNFPMTIAAWGFAPALAAGNAVVLKPAELTPLTAIRLGELALEAGLPEGLFTVVVGSGSVVGQRFVTHPDVHKVVFTGSTEVGTEVAAGCARLLKPVTLELGGKSANIVFADADLDKAAAGVPGSVFDNAGQDCCARSRLLVQRSVFDRFLEMLEPAVAAWRVGDPHDEGTQMGPLISASHRSSVQSFVDGADVAFRGSAPEGDGFWFAPAVVLAQPGDRIARDEVFGPVLAVMPFDDEADAIRLANDTAYGLAGSIWTENLGRGIRVSRGVRSGVLSVNSHSSVRYSTPFGGMKASGLGRELGPDAAEHFTETKNVFYATE, encoded by the coding sequence ATGAGCACCTTCACCGTCATCGACCCCTCGACCGGATCGCCGATCACGACCCTCGAGCGCGCCGAGATCGACCACGTGGACGCGGCGGTCGCGAGCGCCGTCCGCGCGCAGCGCGCGTGGGCCGCCCTCGCCCCGGTCGCCCGCGCCGACGCGCTCCGCGCGTTCGCGCGCGTCGTCGAGGCGCACGTCGACGAGCTCGCCGCGCTCGAGGTGAAGAACTCCGGGCACCCGATCGGCTCCGCCCGGTGGGAGGCCCAGCACGTCGCCCAGGTGCTCAACTATTACGCAGGTTCGCCCGAGCGCCTGATCGGGTCGCAGATCCCGGTCGCGGGCGGGCTGGATGTGACGTATCACGAGCCCTACGGCGTGGTCGGCATCATCGTGCCGTGGAACTTCCCCATGACGATCGCCGCGTGGGGCTTCGCCCCGGCGCTCGCCGCCGGGAATGCCGTGGTGCTCAAGCCCGCCGAGCTCACCCCGCTGACGGCGATCCGCCTCGGCGAGCTCGCGCTCGAGGCGGGGCTCCCGGAGGGACTGTTCACCGTCGTCGTCGGCTCGGGATCGGTCGTGGGTCAGCGCTTCGTCACCCATCCCGACGTGCATAAGGTCGTCTTCACCGGGTCGACCGAGGTCGGCACCGAGGTGGCGGCCGGGTGCGCGCGCCTGCTCAAGCCCGTGACCCTCGAGCTCGGCGGTAAGAGCGCCAACATCGTCTTCGCCGACGCCGACCTCGACAAGGCCGCCGCGGGCGTCCCCGGCTCGGTGTTCGACAACGCCGGTCAGGACTGCTGCGCGCGCAGCCGCCTGTTGGTGCAGCGGAGCGTCTTCGACCGGTTCCTGGAGATGCTCGAGCCGGCGGTCGCGGCGTGGAGGGTCGGCGACCCCCACGACGAGGGGACGCAGATGGGGCCGCTCATCTCGGCATCCCACCGATCGAGCGTGCAGAGCTTCGTCGACGGCGCCGACGTCGCCTTCCGCGGGTCGGCACCCGAGGGCGACGGCTTCTGGTTCGCCCCCGCCGTCGTGCTCGCCCAGCCGGGCGACCGCATCGCCCGCGACGAGGTGTTCGGTCCCGTCCTGGCGGTCATGCCGTTCGACGACGAGGCGGATGCCATCCGCCTCGCCAACGACACCGCCTATGGCCTCGCGGGCTCGATCTGGACCGAGAACCTGGGTCGCGGCATCCGGGTCTCGCGTGGTGTGCGCAGCGGGGTGCTGTCGGTGAACTCGCACTCGTCGGTGCGGTACTCCACCCCGTTCGGCGGCATGAAGGCCTCGGGCCTCGGTCGCGAACTGGGTCCGGATGCCGCCGAGCACTTCACCGAGACCAAGAACGTCTTCTACGCCACCGAGTGA
- a CDS encoding gamma-glutamyl-gamma-aminobutyrate hydrolase family protein produces MVSSASDPSRTPVVGLTTYLERAKQGVWDVRASFLPQQYFDAVTASGATAVLLPPQPRPEQAAAAVLDGIDGLILTGGLDVQPELYGAERHPLTDPARADRDAWEIALLAGARERGIPVFGICRGLQLINVAMGGTLHQHLPEALGTERYRIGGGVFAENVVEVDAGTRLAGLVGAGALTVHSYHHQGVDRVADGLHVTACTDDGLVQAVEMDGDDYLVAVQWHPEENAEDRRLFLGLVAAAARHRASRTGVPESPEHHGVPA; encoded by the coding sequence GTGGTTTCGAGCGCCTCTGATCCGAGCAGGACCCCCGTGGTGGGACTCACCACCTATCTCGAGCGTGCGAAGCAGGGGGTGTGGGACGTGCGCGCCTCGTTCCTTCCGCAGCAGTATTTCGACGCCGTGACCGCCTCGGGAGCAACGGCGGTGCTGCTGCCCCCGCAGCCGCGGCCCGAGCAGGCCGCGGCCGCGGTGCTCGACGGCATCGACGGGCTCATCCTCACCGGCGGCCTCGACGTGCAGCCCGAGCTCTACGGCGCCGAGCGCCACCCGTTGACCGACCCCGCCCGCGCCGACCGCGACGCGTGGGAGATCGCGTTGCTCGCGGGGGCGCGGGAGCGCGGCATCCCGGTCTTCGGGATCTGCCGCGGCCTGCAGCTGATCAACGTCGCGATGGGCGGCACGCTGCACCAGCATCTGCCCGAGGCGCTCGGCACCGAGAGGTACCGCATCGGCGGCGGCGTCTTCGCCGAGAACGTCGTGGAGGTGGATGCCGGCACCCGGCTCGCCGGCCTCGTCGGGGCCGGGGCGCTCACCGTCCACAGCTACCACCACCAGGGCGTCGACCGGGTCGCCGACGGCCTGCACGTCACCGCGTGCACCGACGACGGGCTCGTGCAGGCCGTCGAAATGGACGGCGACGACTACCTGGTCGCCGTGCAGTGGCATCCGGAAGAGAACGCCGAGGACCGGCGGCTCTTCCTCGGACTCGTCGCCGCGGCGGCGCGACACCGGGCGTCCCGGACCGGCGTCCCCGAATCCCCCGAGCACCACGGAGTTCCCGCATGA
- a CDS encoding glutamine synthetase family protein — MAGNLSSEELDAAIEAGEIDTVVVAFPDAQGRLVGKRVAARFWRDEVRGHGAEACNYLLSVDVDLNTVDGYAMSSWEKGYGDMLLVPDLDTLRRIPWQPGTALVFADLAWEDRAHVSQSPRGILNAQRARLAERGLTAYAGTELEFIVFDDSFRDAWAKGYTNLTPSTDYNVDYNLLATTRLEPLLRDIRLGMDGAGMYCEGVKGECNFGQQEIAFRYAEALETADNHTLYKNGAKEIADRHGKSLTFMAKFNEREGNSCHIHLSVRGDGGAAVMAGDGEHGFSPLMGHWIAGILSTLREFTLLYAPTINSYKRYAKGSFAPTGVAWGVDNRTCALRVVGHGSSLRVENRVPGGDVNPYLAISAIIAGGLHGIENELELPAPLTGNAYAAGVDTLPTTLREAARLFSESTVARAAFGDEVVEHYLNQARIEVEAYDAAVTDWERVRGFERL; from the coding sequence ATGGCGGGCAATCTCAGCAGCGAAGAATTGGATGCCGCGATCGAGGCGGGCGAGATCGACACCGTCGTCGTGGCCTTCCCCGACGCCCAGGGTCGACTCGTCGGCAAGCGCGTGGCCGCGCGATTCTGGCGCGACGAGGTCCGAGGCCACGGCGCGGAGGCCTGCAACTACCTGCTCTCGGTCGACGTCGACCTCAACACCGTCGACGGGTACGCCATGTCGAGCTGGGAGAAGGGCTACGGCGACATGCTGCTCGTCCCCGACCTCGACACGCTCCGCCGTATCCCCTGGCAGCCCGGGACCGCTCTCGTCTTCGCCGACCTCGCGTGGGAGGACCGCGCGCACGTCAGTCAGTCGCCCCGTGGCATCCTGAACGCCCAGCGTGCCCGCCTGGCGGAGCGCGGCCTCACCGCCTACGCCGGGACGGAGCTCGAGTTCATCGTCTTCGACGACTCGTTCCGCGACGCCTGGGCGAAGGGATACACGAATCTCACGCCCTCGACCGACTACAACGTCGACTACAACCTGCTCGCCACCACCCGGCTCGAGCCGCTGCTGCGCGACATCCGCCTCGGCATGGACGGAGCGGGAATGTACTGCGAGGGCGTGAAGGGCGAGTGCAACTTCGGCCAGCAAGAGATCGCCTTCCGCTACGCCGAGGCCCTCGAGACCGCGGACAACCACACCCTGTACAAGAACGGCGCCAAGGAGATCGCCGACCGGCACGGCAAGTCACTGACGTTCATGGCGAAGTTCAACGAGCGCGAGGGCAACAGCTGCCACATCCACCTCTCTGTTCGCGGCGACGGCGGCGCGGCGGTCATGGCGGGTGACGGCGAGCACGGGTTCAGCCCGCTCATGGGGCACTGGATCGCCGGCATCCTGTCCACTCTGCGCGAGTTCACGCTGCTCTACGCCCCCACGATCAACTCGTACAAGCGCTACGCGAAGGGCTCGTTCGCCCCGACGGGGGTGGCGTGGGGCGTCGACAACCGCACCTGCGCGCTGCGCGTGGTCGGTCACGGTTCGTCACTGCGCGTCGAGAACCGCGTGCCCGGGGGAGACGTGAACCCCTACCTCGCGATCTCGGCCATCATCGCGGGCGGCCTGCACGGCATCGAGAACGAGCTCGAGCTGCCGGCGCCCCTCACCGGCAACGCCTACGCGGCCGGGGTCGACACCCTGCCGACGACGCTGCGCGAGGCCGCGCGCCTCTTCTCGGAGTCGACGGTCGCTCGCGCCGCCTTCGGCGACGAGGTCGTCGAGCACTACCTCAACCAGGCGCGCATCGAGGTCGAGGCCTACGACGCCGCCGTGACCGATTGGGAGCGGGTGCGTGGTTTCGAGCGCCTCTGA
- a CDS encoding amino acid permease codes for MSTSSNSRKKVAGATYTATDASYFEKRTLKRSAGVWGLWGLAVAAVISGDFSGWNFGIGFAGFGGMLIAFVILVVMYYGLTFSIGEMAAAMPHTGGAYSFARSAMGPWGGLATGLAETIEYVATTAVVVYFSGQYADSALELLTGVSLPAFVWWIILYALFIALNAAGANISFGFAIVVSIISIGIIVVFGAMSLMTGAFDWGSLWNIAPTDGNTEFLPFGVGSILLALPFAMWFFLGIEELPLAAEESHDPARDIPRAGLWARGTLIVTGLIVLFLNTGVLGADATGSSLEPLLDGFRAMVGDQAAALLSLLALVGLLASLMGIMFAYGRNMYSLSRAGYYPRWLSLTGTRKTPWVALVFGAVLGFVALVVVQAAGGDASPAGAIVLNIAVWGAVLAYFLQMVSFIVLRRKFPNAVRPYKSPWGLFGAYSAAIIAAVVFFGLLLNPAYLLAIVAIIVVYAVIFVAFAVYGRHRLVLSPEEEYALSGGLHGDPQQEGYDAMEGEVFGTKPGS; via the coding sequence ATGTCCACCTCGAGCAACTCCCGTAAAAAGGTCGCCGGAGCCACCTATACGGCCACCGATGCCTCGTACTTCGAGAAACGCACCCTGAAACGCTCCGCCGGCGTCTGGGGCCTGTGGGGCCTCGCCGTCGCCGCGGTCATCTCGGGCGACTTCTCGGGCTGGAACTTCGGCATCGGCTTCGCCGGCTTCGGCGGCATGCTCATCGCCTTCGTCATCCTCGTGGTGATGTACTACGGGCTCACCTTCTCGATCGGCGAGATGGCGGCCGCCATGCCGCACACCGGTGGCGCCTACTCCTTCGCACGATCGGCCATGGGGCCGTGGGGCGGCCTCGCGACCGGCCTCGCCGAGACGATCGAGTACGTCGCCACCACCGCGGTGGTGGTCTACTTCTCGGGCCAGTACGCCGACTCGGCCCTCGAGCTGCTGACGGGGGTGAGCCTGCCCGCTTTCGTCTGGTGGATCATCCTCTACGCGCTGTTCATCGCTCTCAACGCCGCGGGCGCGAACATCTCCTTCGGCTTCGCCATCGTGGTCTCGATCATCTCGATCGGCATCATCGTGGTCTTCGGCGCGATGTCGCTCATGACGGGAGCCTTCGACTGGGGCTCGCTGTGGAACATCGCCCCCACCGACGGCAACACCGAGTTCCTCCCCTTCGGTGTGGGATCGATCCTTCTGGCACTCCCCTTCGCGATGTGGTTCTTCCTCGGCATCGAAGAGCTCCCGCTCGCCGCCGAGGAGTCGCACGATCCCGCCCGCGACATCCCCCGCGCGGGGCTCTGGGCCCGCGGCACGCTCATCGTCACGGGTCTCATCGTGCTGTTCCTCAACACCGGAGTGCTCGGCGCCGACGCCACCGGCAGCTCGCTCGAGCCCCTCCTCGACGGTTTCCGCGCGATGGTCGGCGACCAGGCCGCGGCCCTCCTGTCGCTCCTCGCCCTCGTCGGACTCCTGGCCTCACTGATGGGCATCATGTTCGCCTACGGCCGCAACATGTACTCGCTCTCGCGCGCCGGGTACTACCCCCGCTGGCTCTCGCTCACCGGCACGCGCAAGACCCCGTGGGTCGCCCTCGTCTTCGGCGCGGTGCTCGGCTTCGTCGCCCTCGTGGTGGTGCAGGCCGCGGGCGGCGACGCGAGCCCGGCCGGAGCGATCGTGCTCAACATCGCCGTGTGGGGCGCGGTACTGGCGTACTTCCTGCAGATGGTGTCGTTCATCGTGCTCCGCCGGAAGTTCCCGAACGCGGTCCGCCCGTACAAGAGCCCGTGGGGGCTGTTCGGGGCGTATTCGGCCGCCATCATCGCCGCCGTGGTGTTCTTCGGTCTGCTGCTGAACCCCGCCTACCTGCTCGCGATCGTCGCCATCATCGTGGTTTACGCGGTGATCTTCGTGGCCTTCGCCGTCTACGGTCGTCACCGCCTCGTCCTCTCGCCCGAAGAGGAGTACGCCCTGTCCGGCGGGCTGCACGGCGACCCGCAGCAGGAGGGCTACGACGCCATGGAGGGCGAGGTGTTCGGCACGAAGCCCGGCTCCTGA
- a CDS encoding amino-acid N-acetyltransferase — protein sequence MTSSAPFVVRPAGTADVRRIHELLEPYVQKRILLGKDLVVLYGSVQQFVVAEADGVVIGCGALHVMWEDLGEIRTLIVHDDWLHHGVGRAIVETLEERAREVGVSRLFCLTFEVDFFTRRGFSEIGEQVVDPDVYSQLVRSPDEGVAEFLDLAHVKPNTLGNTRMLKQL from the coding sequence ATGACCTCATCCGCGCCGTTCGTCGTCCGCCCCGCCGGAACCGCCGACGTCCGCCGCATCCACGAATTGCTCGAGCCGTACGTGCAGAAGCGCATCCTGCTCGGCAAAGACCTGGTCGTGCTGTACGGATCGGTGCAGCAGTTCGTCGTCGCCGAGGCCGATGGCGTGGTCATCGGGTGCGGGGCCCTGCACGTCATGTGGGAAGACCTGGGCGAGATCCGCACCCTGATCGTCCACGATGACTGGCTGCACCACGGCGTCGGACGGGCCATCGTCGAGACCCTCGAGGAGCGCGCGCGGGAGGTCGGGGTCTCGCGCCTGTTCTGCCTGACCTTCGAAGTGGACTTCTTCACGCGCCGGGGCTTCTCCGAGATCGGTGAGCAGGTCGTCGATCCCGACGTGTACTCCCAGCTCGTGCGCAGCCCCGATGAGGGCGTCGCCGAGTTCCTCGATCTGGCGCACGTGAAGCCGAACACGCTGGGCAACACCCGGATGCTGAAGCAGCTGTGA